One window of Flavobacteriales bacterium genomic DNA carries:
- a CDS encoding Fic family protein, whose translation MASPLALYRDPIAMEPLFPSDPSGELEHLATELVRTSAKLSEAMHPVTRAAVAELVRPMNSYYSNLIEGHDTHPLDIDKALRSEYSTDKEKRDRQQEALAHIAVHRELHTRWHAGNAPASPASTVFLKELHKAFYDHLPATFKWVKSMNGTPFTLVPGAFRDTEVEVGRHVAPAHEAVPAYMDRFAAFYDPDAPANRSDLRRIIALAAAHHRLVWIHPFPDGNGRVVRLFSDACFLHEHLDAAGLWSISRGLARSRDTYREKLAAADAGRMGDHDGRGNLSNKSLVEFCHYFLKTAIDQINFMHGSFQLDGVLDRMHAYVDHMATAKRMHTSARYLLEAVFLRGTITRQDAERLTGTSHKTLKKITDQLVGMGLLNEEKKEGLPLLFHASYSLRSSPWIFPGLYPGNKEVEIRTTL comes from the coding sequence ATGGCCAGCCCACTTGCGCTATACCGTGACCCCATTGCCATGGAGCCCCTGTTCCCAAGCGACCCCAGCGGGGAGTTGGAACACTTGGCCACGGAGCTGGTGCGTACTTCGGCGAAGCTCTCCGAGGCCATGCACCCCGTTACCCGCGCTGCCGTGGCCGAACTTGTGCGCCCCATGAACAGCTATTACAGCAACCTGATCGAAGGGCACGACACGCACCCGCTCGACATCGACAAGGCCTTGCGTAGTGAGTATTCCACGGACAAGGAAAAGCGCGATCGGCAGCAAGAGGCCTTAGCGCATATCGCTGTTCACCGCGAACTCCACACCCGCTGGCATGCGGGTAACGCGCCTGCCAGCCCGGCCAGCACGGTATTCTTGAAGGAGCTGCACAAAGCGTTCTATGACCACCTGCCCGCGACGTTCAAGTGGGTGAAGAGCATGAACGGTACGCCGTTCACCTTGGTCCCCGGCGCGTTCCGGGATACGGAGGTTGAAGTGGGCCGCCACGTTGCGCCCGCCCACGAGGCCGTACCCGCATACATGGACCGGTTCGCCGCGTTTTACGATCCCGATGCTCCCGCCAACCGTTCGGACCTGCGGCGGATCATCGCCTTGGCCGCCGCGCATCACAGGCTGGTGTGGATCCACCCTTTCCCCGATGGGAATGGCCGCGTAGTACGCCTATTCTCCGATGCCTGTTTTCTGCATGAACATCTGGATGCCGCAGGGCTGTGGTCCATCTCCCGCGGCCTGGCCCGCAGCCGGGACACTTACCGGGAAAAGCTGGCCGCTGCGGATGCCGGCCGCATGGGAGACCATGATGGGCGAGGGAACTTGAGCAACAAGTCCTTGGTGGAATTCTGCCACTACTTCCTGAAGACCGCGATCGACCAGATCAACTTCATGCACGGCTCCTTTCAACTGGACGGCGTGCTCGACCGCATGCATGCCTATGTGGACCACATGGCGACAGCAAAGCGCATGCATACCAGCGCCCGCTACCTCTTGGAAGCGGTCTTTCTGCGTGGCACCATCACACGACAAGATGCGGAGCGCCTTACCGGCACATCGCACAAGACGTTGAAGAAGATCACTGATCAACTGGTGGGCATGGGCCTGCTGAACGAGGAAAAGAAAGAGGGCCTGCCACTACTGTTCCACGCGAGCTATTCGTTGCGTTCTTCACCGTGGATCTTTCCCGGCCTTTACCCCGGAAATAAAGAGGTCGAGATCCGTACAACGTTATGA